Proteins co-encoded in one Apteryx mantelli isolate bAptMan1 chromosome 4, bAptMan1.hap1, whole genome shotgun sequence genomic window:
- the UEVLD gene encoding ubiquitin-conjugating enzyme E2 variant 3 isoform X2 — MELCEEALRKQLGKYKFRDLTIEELKNFNKTYPNFVFSMNTYTFKDGSQKDLLNFSGTVPVKYGNSYNIPVHLWIMDSHPFAPPICFLKPTANMGISVGKHVDARGRIYLPYLQSWSHPKSTVIGLIKEMIAKFEEELPLYSLSSSDAARQSELLSYIAKITEGETDMKSKGKIGGDKDGCFNKITVVGAGDLGMACVLAVAAKGAADKVVLLDLSEGAAKGGTMDLEIFSLPNVEISKDFSASANSKVVVLTVNSLGNAQTYLDVIQSNVDLFRGIIPAISHYSQNSVLLVASHPVEIMTYVSWKLSAFPKSRVVGIGGNLDTERLQYILTNLLKAEVLGKDAWIVGEQGEDKVPSWTSCNSAASQIETMAARNSREKVANRALEVLKGKGQRSWSVGLSVADLTDSILKDKRKVHSISILAKLSAPIRKHAKFNHCINLKSVLKVDCFPKNTRAQRENIFGVADQLPTVQGC; from the exons atgGAGCTGTGCGAGGAGGCGCTGAGGAAGCAGCTGGGCAAG tATAAATTCAGAGACCTGACCATAGAAGAACTAAAGAATTTTAACAAGACCTACCCAAACTTCGTATTCTCCATGAACACCTACA CCTTCAAAGATGGATCCCAGAAAGATCTCCTGAATTTCAGTGGCACTGTTCCAGTGAAGTACG GTAATTCATATAACatacctgttcatctgtggattATGGATTCTCATCCTTTTGCTCCCCCCATTTGCTTCTTGAAGCCAACTGCGAACATGGGAATTTCAGTGGGAAAACACGTTGATGCTCGTGGCAGGATTTATTTGCCCTACCTGCAAAGCTGGAGCCAT CCTAAATCAACTGTCATTGGATTAATCAAGGAAATGATTGCAAAATTTGAGGAAGAGCTCCCTTTGTATTCACTGTCATCTTCTGATGCAGCCAGGCAATCCGAACTCCTGTCTTACATTGCAAAGATTACGGAAG gAGAGACTGACATGAAATCAAAGGGTAAAATTGGTGGAGACAAAGATGGATGTTTTAACAAAATTACTGTGGTTGGAGCTGGAGATCTTGGCATGGCCTGTGTATTAGCAGTCGCAGCAAAA GGTGCTGCAGACAAGGTGGTTCTTTTGGATCTTTCTGAAGGTGCAGCAAAAGGAGGAACCATGGACTTGGAGATATTTTCTCTGCCAAATGTAGAGATCAGCAAAG atttttctgctTCAGCTAATTCAAAAGTTGTGGTACTTACAGTTAACTCTCTGGGTAATGCTCAGACTTACCTTGATGTCATACAAAGCAATGTGGATCTGTTCAGAGGAATTATCCCAGCAATATCACACTACAGTCAGAACAGTGTTCTGCTTGTTGCTTCTCATCCAG TTGAAATAATGACATATGTGTCATGGAAGCTGAGTGCATTTCCCAAAAGCAGAGTTGTTGGAATAGGTGGCAATCTGGATACTGAGAGACTTCAGTATATTCTCACAAACCTTTTGAAAGCAGAGGTGCTAGGAAAAGATGCTTGGATTGTTGGTGAACAAGGGGAAGACAAAG TGCCTTCATGGACCAGTTGTAATTCAGCTGCAAGCCAAATTGAAACAATGGCTGCTCGTAACTCAAGGGAGAAGGTGGCTAACAG AGCTTTGGAAGTTCTAAAGGGAAAAGGTCAGAGATCTTGGTCTGTCGGGCTCTCGGTTGCTGATTTGACTGACAGTATACTGAAAGATAAAAGAAAGGTTCATTCTATATCGATTCTGGCAAAG CTTTCAGCTCCAATCCGAAAACATGCAAAATTCAATCATTGCATTAACCTGAAATCAGTACTAAAAGTGGATTGTTTTCCAAAAAATACAAGAGCTCAGAGGGAAAACATATTTGGGGTTGCAGACCAGCTCCCCACTGTTCAAGGCTGCTGA
- the UEVLD gene encoding ubiquitin-conjugating enzyme E2 variant 3 isoform X1, producing the protein MELCEEALRKQLGKYKFRDLTIEELKNFNKTYPNFVFSMNTYTFKDGSQKDLLNFSGTVPVKYGNSYNIPVHLWIMDSHPFAPPICFLKPTANMGISVGKHVDARGRIYLPYLQSWSHPKSTVIGLIKEMIAKFEEELPLYSLSSSDAARQSELLSYIAKITEGETDMKSKGKIGGDKDGCFNKITVVGAGDLGMACVLAVAAKGAADKVVLLDLSEGAAKGGTMDLEIFSLPNVEISKDFSASANSKVVVLTVNSLGNAQTYLDVIQSNVDLFRGIIPAISHYSQNSVLLVASHPVEIMTYVSWKLSAFPKSRVVGIGGNLDTERLQYILTNLLKAEVLGKDAWIVGEQGEDKVPSWTSCNSAASQIETMAARNSREKVANRALEVLKGKGQRSWSVGLSVADLTDSILKDKRKVHSISILAKGCCNINSEVFLSLPCILGTNGVIEMIKLEEDPLVLEKLQSSAASIHDLQQQLKL; encoded by the exons atgGAGCTGTGCGAGGAGGCGCTGAGGAAGCAGCTGGGCAAG tATAAATTCAGAGACCTGACCATAGAAGAACTAAAGAATTTTAACAAGACCTACCCAAACTTCGTATTCTCCATGAACACCTACA CCTTCAAAGATGGATCCCAGAAAGATCTCCTGAATTTCAGTGGCACTGTTCCAGTGAAGTACG GTAATTCATATAACatacctgttcatctgtggattATGGATTCTCATCCTTTTGCTCCCCCCATTTGCTTCTTGAAGCCAACTGCGAACATGGGAATTTCAGTGGGAAAACACGTTGATGCTCGTGGCAGGATTTATTTGCCCTACCTGCAAAGCTGGAGCCAT CCTAAATCAACTGTCATTGGATTAATCAAGGAAATGATTGCAAAATTTGAGGAAGAGCTCCCTTTGTATTCACTGTCATCTTCTGATGCAGCCAGGCAATCCGAACTCCTGTCTTACATTGCAAAGATTACGGAAG gAGAGACTGACATGAAATCAAAGGGTAAAATTGGTGGAGACAAAGATGGATGTTTTAACAAAATTACTGTGGTTGGAGCTGGAGATCTTGGCATGGCCTGTGTATTAGCAGTCGCAGCAAAA GGTGCTGCAGACAAGGTGGTTCTTTTGGATCTTTCTGAAGGTGCAGCAAAAGGAGGAACCATGGACTTGGAGATATTTTCTCTGCCAAATGTAGAGATCAGCAAAG atttttctgctTCAGCTAATTCAAAAGTTGTGGTACTTACAGTTAACTCTCTGGGTAATGCTCAGACTTACCTTGATGTCATACAAAGCAATGTGGATCTGTTCAGAGGAATTATCCCAGCAATATCACACTACAGTCAGAACAGTGTTCTGCTTGTTGCTTCTCATCCAG TTGAAATAATGACATATGTGTCATGGAAGCTGAGTGCATTTCCCAAAAGCAGAGTTGTTGGAATAGGTGGCAATCTGGATACTGAGAGACTTCAGTATATTCTCACAAACCTTTTGAAAGCAGAGGTGCTAGGAAAAGATGCTTGGATTGTTGGTGAACAAGGGGAAGACAAAG TGCCTTCATGGACCAGTTGTAATTCAGCTGCAAGCCAAATTGAAACAATGGCTGCTCGTAACTCAAGGGAGAAGGTGGCTAACAG AGCTTTGGAAGTTCTAAAGGGAAAAGGTCAGAGATCTTGGTCTGTCGGGCTCTCGGTTGCTGATTTGACTGACAGTATACTGAAAGATAAAAGAAAGGTTCATTCTATATCGATTCTGGCAAAG GGATGTTGTAATATAAACAGTGAAGTATTTTTAAGTCTACCTTGTATTCTGGGAACCAATGGAGTAATTGAAATGATCAAACTAGAAGAAGATCCACTAGTGCTAGAGaaactgcagagcagtgcagcaTCAATTCATGACCTTCAGCAACAACTGAAACTGTAA